In Candidatus Rokuibacteriota bacterium, the genomic window CGACCCAGGGCCTCGTGGTCCAGCGTGTCGAGGAGGGCAGCCCCGCCGCCGACGCGGGCTTCGAGCGCGGCGACGTGATCGTGGAAGTGGACAAGAAGCCTATCAAGAGCGTGGCCGAGCTCCGCGAGTCCGTGGACAAGCACGGCAAGGGCAAGCCGATGCTCTTCCGGATCCAGCGTCAGGACGCGAGCCTCTTCCTCACCGTCACCGTCTAGCGGTTCAGCTCAGCGGACCCGCCGGCGCTTCGCAGCGCCGGCGGGTCCCCGTAGCGCGCCCCTGCCGGTGCCTGATGGTCCCGTGGAGGGCTCCCACCCTGTGATTCAAGTTCCCGATTTGACCTCTGATCCCCGCTCTGGCAGGATCGGCGCGAGGTGGGGGGGGGTATCCGCGCTATGACAAGGCAGGTCCCGAGGGAGGACACACGGGCGAGGCGGGCCATGAGTGAGAACGGGTTTTATGTTATCTACGCTCCGCGGGCGGATGCACGACCGGAATGTCCTGCGCGGTTTCCTTGCGCACGGTGTACTGATCGA contains:
- a CDS encoding PDZ domain-containing protein yields the protein TQGLVVQRVEEGSPAADAGFERGDVIVEVDKKPIKSVAELRESVDKHGKGKPMLFRIQRQDASLFLTVTV